The following are from one region of the Verrucomicrobiaceae bacterium genome:
- a CDS encoding 3-hydroxy-5-phosphonooxypentane-2,4-dione thiolase, with translation MADISTSAADKKEKEYFTNVPQETPGFFLKGSHQYDWGLKNRLSRVFNPKDGRTVMLAFDHGYFQGPTTGLERVDQTILPLEPYADCLMLTRGIQRSVIPASTTKAIALRASGGTSMVSPFEEWEGEIDGKKAKFGRPGFEPLSNESTALNIEEAIRLNASVLAVQVFIGGAYERQSLKNLTDLVDAASRYGIGVMGVTAVGRAMARTPQYFRLATRIMAELGANVVKCYYTETEFDTVTSCCPVPIVIAGGKKLPELDALKMSYNAIQQGANGVDMGRNIFQSEDPIAMMKAVRGVVHEGLTPEQGFAMFNDLKGKK, from the coding sequence ATGGCTGACATCTCTACCTCCGCTGCTGACAAGAAAGAAAAAGAATACTTCACCAACGTTCCCCAGGAGACGCCGGGCTTCTTTCTCAAAGGTTCCCATCAGTATGATTGGGGGCTTAAAAATCGCCTCAGCCGTGTTTTTAATCCCAAAGATGGCCGTACGGTGATGTTGGCCTTTGATCACGGGTACTTCCAGGGTCCGACTACTGGTCTGGAGCGTGTCGATCAGACGATTTTGCCTCTGGAGCCGTATGCGGACTGCCTGATGCTTACGCGTGGTATCCAGCGTAGCGTGATTCCGGCTTCAACGACGAAGGCTATCGCGCTGCGTGCCTCTGGCGGAACTTCGATGGTTAGCCCATTCGAGGAGTGGGAAGGTGAAATTGACGGTAAGAAGGCCAAATTTGGCCGCCCCGGCTTCGAGCCGCTTTCCAATGAGTCCACGGCGCTGAATATCGAGGAGGCTATTCGCTTGAACGCGAGTGTTCTGGCGGTGCAAGTGTTCATCGGAGGTGCTTATGAGCGCCAGAGCCTGAAGAACCTGACGGATCTGGTCGATGCGGCATCACGTTACGGCATCGGCGTGATGGGCGTGACTGCTGTGGGCCGCGCGATGGCTCGTACGCCGCAGTATTTCCGCCTAGCGACTCGTATCATGGCGGAACTGGGTGCGAACGTGGTGAAGTGCTACTACACGGAGACGGAGTTCGATACTGTGACTTCATGCTGCCCGGTGCCGATCGTGATTGCAGGTGGCAAGAAGCTGCCAGAGCTGGATGCGCTGAAAATGAGCTATAATGCTATCCAGCAAGGTGCGAACGGGGTTGATATGGGGCGTAATATCTTCCAAAGCGAAGACCCCATCGCGATGATGAAGGCTGTGCGTGGCGTGGTGCATGAAGGGCTGACGCCTGAGCAGGGTTTTGCGATGTTCAATGACCTGAAGGGCAAAAAGTAA
- a CDS encoding M56 family metallopeptidase, translating to MNTNLTSWLISHLTAGALLGVLLFAWLLVSRGASAAQRCMVIGVFLAMMTLLTPLQGRWWPQIDVPVLQETEGVVESPLLTPEPILVPKADLQPQTTWMPETPQSALPTILMLIWFLGVGLLLGRFAVGCWLWRRLWSAAQIHEKTAAYELRVSERTAVPMAAGKQILMPMEWLKWPSEDQRAALEHELAHAQHRDGVTRCLAALATALHWPSPFVWLAERRLRLAQEQRCDETVLASGIDSSAYGRLLMRCAQKVQRGGSLWLSPAVASMARPSQLSERIEHIAKDMPNRRPVRLRHVVLPLVMALACLQALHVRLVAQEAQSSELIAFEVKFIESATPLVIKSGKRVGEHQYVLEDTNALLRECIKDERTKTVSYPRMVTKLNHKVLVSSVVHSKGVEASLKNIGTPALDWGGTILELTPSRKAGKLKFKGDLGLSVEVGRHVDKVKGDELPIYEGVRVHLDHATLNDGDTLIVGPIRRPAKEGESAPDMWFMLMASSVTKDTEWADAISTQRQKSPEAQLYNFKNADVMDVLRFLAGDAKLERFILGDLGPPQTISFDLELPPLDVLLHVCQNAGLQLKPSGRYWVVAKPGAAMPMPMTVPGEAAEKLRSQKPQQYDFSKAMAGDVLRFLLKDTGVKFFPLPDDAPESQRLLTFSVHDSPFGVLEALCGTLNLHLIQDGDTWYVRRGNASPPAPPKS from the coding sequence ATGAATACAAACCTCACATCCTGGCTCATTTCTCACCTCACAGCCGGAGCTCTCCTCGGTGTCTTGCTTTTCGCATGGTTGCTCGTCTCGCGCGGCGCATCTGCTGCACAGCGCTGCATGGTGATCGGTGTCTTTTTGGCAATGATGACCTTACTCACTCCGCTGCAAGGACGCTGGTGGCCGCAAATCGACGTTCCAGTGCTGCAAGAGACCGAAGGAGTAGTCGAATCGCCCCTGCTAACTCCAGAACCGATTTTAGTGCCAAAAGCCGATTTGCAGCCGCAAACCACTTGGATGCCTGAAACGCCGCAAAGTGCTCTTCCGACGATTTTGATGCTGATTTGGTTTTTGGGTGTGGGGCTGCTTTTGGGCCGATTTGCAGTTGGTTGCTGGCTTTGGAGGCGTTTATGGTCTGCTGCGCAGATACATGAAAAAACTGCCGCGTATGAGCTGCGGGTAAGTGAGCGCACTGCCGTGCCGATGGCGGCGGGTAAGCAGATTTTGATGCCTATGGAGTGGCTGAAATGGCCCTCAGAGGACCAAAGGGCGGCTTTGGAGCATGAGCTGGCACATGCACAGCATCGTGATGGTGTGACGCGTTGCCTCGCAGCGCTGGCGACGGCGCTGCATTGGCCTTCGCCCTTCGTTTGGTTGGCTGAGAGGCGGCTGCGTCTGGCCCAGGAGCAGCGCTGTGATGAGACGGTGCTAGCGAGTGGCATCGACTCCTCAGCTTATGGTCGGCTGCTGATGCGCTGTGCTCAAAAAGTGCAGCGCGGCGGCTCGCTATGGCTTTCCCCGGCAGTCGCCAGCATGGCGCGGCCCAGCCAACTCTCCGAGCGCATCGAGCACATCGCCAAAGATATGCCGAATCGTCGCCCGGTGCGGCTGCGGCATGTGGTGTTGCCGCTGGTGATGGCGCTGGCGTGTTTGCAGGCACTGCATGTGCGGCTGGTGGCGCAGGAGGCCCAAAGCAGCGAACTGATCGCCTTCGAAGTAAAATTCATCGAGTCCGCGACACCGCTGGTCATCAAAAGCGGCAAGCGTGTGGGCGAGCATCAATACGTTTTGGAGGACACCAACGCCCTGCTGAGAGAATGTATAAAGGACGAGAGGACGAAAACGGTGAGCTATCCGCGCATGGTGACGAAGTTGAACCACAAGGTGCTAGTCAGCTCGGTGGTGCATTCAAAGGGAGTTGAAGCAAGTCTGAAAAACATTGGCACACCGGCGCTGGACTGGGGTGGCACCATTCTGGAACTCACGCCGTCGCGGAAGGCGGGAAAGCTCAAGTTTAAAGGTGATCTCGGTCTTAGCGTCGAAGTGGGCCGTCATGTGGACAAGGTGAAGGGCGATGAGTTGCCTATTTACGAAGGCGTACGAGTCCACCTGGACCACGCCACACTGAATGACGGCGACACGTTGATCGTGGGCCCGATTCGGCGTCCAGCAAAGGAAGGCGAGTCCGCACCGGACATGTGGTTCATGCTCATGGCATCGAGTGTGACTAAAGACACAGAATGGGCGGATGCGATCTCCACGCAGCGGCAAAAATCCCCCGAGGCGCAGCTGTATAACTTCAAGAATGCGGATGTGATGGATGTTCTGCGCTTCCTCGCCGGAGATGCGAAATTGGAGCGCTTCATCCTCGGTGATCTGGGTCCGCCGCAGACGATCAGCTTCGATCTGGAATTGCCGCCACTGGATGTGCTGCTGCATGTTTGCCAAAACGCGGGGTTACAGCTGAAACCGAGCGGTCGCTACTGGGTAGTGGCCAAACCGGGCGCCGCGATGCCGATGCCGATGACGGTGCCTGGAGAGGCCGCAGAGAAGCTGCGCAGCCAAAAACCGCAGCAGTACGATTTCAGCAAAGCGATGGCAGGCGATGTCCTGCGTTTTTTGCTGAAGGATACAGGCGTGAAGTTCTTTCCTTTGCCAGACGATGCGCCGGAGTCCCAGCGACTGCTGACTTTCTCAGTCCATGACAGCCCCTTTGGCGTATTGGAGGCGCTGTGTGGCACGCTTAACCTGCACCTCATACAAGACGGCGACACATGGTATGTGCGGCGAGGAAACGCGTCACCGCCAGCTCCCCCAAAGTCCTAG